A genomic window from Rhodococcus sp. KBS0724 includes:
- a CDS encoding LuxR C-terminal-related transcriptional regulator — translation MLGREGDSIVIVDGGDHSAITTSLPRQALFAKLDRRTPLTIVRAPRGYGKSDLLTSWRDASDTSDHDLVWVPPPQRSSSAAEYLNTILHQCTKSGIVAPGVSGDPFADLVEAFSAATNPVLLVLIRPDLISNPNLEEQLVELVTRCHQLDIVVTLSGLSLFAEPYFLEIDHELIRAEDLLFSSVDTANLLTLSAANPFPGDAHKITTMTGGLPALVRSAIKVVKALPAQNDREQLLERNLQIAIDDYTRRAILDNTDIADHRDFLVSCSTARTIDVSTAAHLFTPREPHDRIRERLLALESAGILSRTETGTDGTWELPSAVRLSLMATQPQLGLDSTRQLSSLAHFRLDSGHHASALKYATEGCDWDLAISIIENHWIAMLSESFDTVRRSLQQIPAAAAKKSSVALAGRDLFTMHPGENPKPITSLPRSAEELRVIGASRDARDVLNVGCVHSIMLRVAGNYGPAAETTRRLAQISRRALEINPDDVSPQLPVMRVQWGITFQLSGQFAESTTEMRMAYWGGESQGIDFIARNAAGGVAMNWAIVGEPTLSEGWSRLERKHPNTFGWLHSMVRTPGLIARALTALCTLDLDDAHEAVAALGEPNATEELWAFVLYTHCQYALACREEATAIALLRTAISDNPTKLKPGSFALPLLRSTKIDLALALGDGNLAMALSSDITEPAANPWTLVSVARLYQRAGQNESAIALCHQFDWAAQSYPRPQMEALLIQAVAHSRGDEPRRAAEAWSNACSIADQTGNLRSFSTISLRDVEHLESLAGTGSSALARFLKLAPGETFPNELNLVTLTERERQVLDLIASNASVTEMAHALFISVNTVKTQVRTLYRKLEVHNRREALARARELRLL, via the coding sequence ATGTTGGGGCGGGAGGGGGACTCAATTGTCATTGTCGACGGCGGCGATCACTCTGCCATCACCACATCGCTCCCCCGCCAAGCACTCTTTGCGAAGTTGGATCGCCGAACCCCACTGACAATCGTGCGCGCCCCGCGCGGATACGGTAAATCCGATCTCCTGACATCCTGGCGCGACGCTTCCGACACCTCGGACCACGACCTCGTGTGGGTACCCCCGCCCCAGCGCAGTTCGAGCGCCGCGGAATACCTCAACACCATCCTCCATCAGTGCACGAAGTCCGGCATTGTTGCCCCAGGCGTGTCCGGCGATCCGTTCGCCGACCTTGTCGAGGCATTCTCCGCCGCCACCAATCCAGTTCTCCTGGTATTGATTCGGCCGGATCTCATTTCGAACCCCAACCTCGAAGAACAACTTGTCGAACTGGTGACCCGCTGCCACCAGTTGGACATTGTCGTGACGTTGTCGGGACTCTCCCTGTTCGCCGAACCCTACTTCCTCGAAATAGATCACGAATTGATCCGCGCCGAGGACCTACTCTTCAGTTCGGTCGACACCGCCAACCTTCTGACGCTCTCCGCGGCGAACCCTTTTCCCGGCGACGCCCACAAGATCACCACTATGACCGGGGGCCTACCCGCTCTCGTACGCTCCGCAATCAAGGTCGTCAAAGCGCTTCCCGCACAGAATGATCGAGAGCAACTCCTCGAACGGAACCTGCAAATCGCGATCGACGACTACACCCGGCGCGCGATCCTCGACAACACGGACATCGCCGACCACCGCGACTTCCTCGTCTCCTGCTCGACTGCACGAACCATTGATGTGAGCACGGCAGCGCACCTTTTCACACCGCGCGAACCCCACGATCGAATTCGTGAACGCCTACTGGCATTGGAGTCGGCCGGGATACTCTCGCGCACCGAGACCGGAACCGACGGAACCTGGGAACTCCCATCGGCAGTTCGCTTGTCACTGATGGCAACTCAGCCACAGCTCGGACTTGATTCGACACGGCAATTGTCATCACTGGCGCACTTTCGGCTCGATTCCGGCCACCACGCGTCGGCGTTGAAGTACGCTACCGAGGGTTGCGATTGGGACCTTGCCATCAGCATTATCGAAAATCATTGGATTGCAATGCTTTCCGAAAGTTTCGACACCGTACGACGCTCATTGCAACAGATCCCGGCCGCAGCGGCGAAGAAGAGTTCGGTCGCATTGGCCGGGCGTGATCTGTTCACAATGCATCCGGGCGAGAACCCCAAGCCCATCACCTCACTGCCCCGCTCTGCCGAAGAACTTCGAGTGATCGGAGCAAGCCGGGACGCACGAGACGTGCTCAATGTCGGCTGCGTTCACTCGATCATGTTGCGCGTCGCCGGAAACTACGGCCCGGCAGCCGAGACGACCCGTCGCCTGGCCCAGATCAGCCGACGCGCTCTCGAGATCAACCCCGACGACGTCAGCCCGCAACTTCCGGTGATGCGTGTGCAATGGGGAATCACGTTTCAACTGAGCGGACAGTTCGCAGAATCCACCACCGAGATGCGCATGGCGTACTGGGGCGGTGAATCACAGGGCATCGACTTCATCGCCCGCAACGCAGCGGGAGGTGTGGCAATGAACTGGGCGATCGTCGGGGAACCTACTCTGTCCGAGGGATGGTCCCGGCTCGAGCGCAAGCACCCGAATACATTTGGGTGGCTCCACTCGATGGTGCGAACGCCAGGCCTGATCGCCCGCGCGTTGACTGCACTCTGCACCCTCGACCTCGACGACGCACATGAGGCCGTCGCAGCCCTCGGAGAACCCAACGCCACCGAGGAACTGTGGGCGTTTGTTCTCTACACGCACTGCCAGTACGCACTCGCCTGCCGGGAAGAAGCAACGGCTATCGCATTGCTGCGCACGGCAATTTCCGACAACCCCACAAAGTTGAAACCTGGTTCGTTTGCGCTACCGTTGTTGCGCTCCACAAAAATCGATCTCGCCCTCGCACTCGGGGACGGAAACTTGGCAATGGCGCTGTCCTCGGATATCACCGAACCAGCCGCCAACCCCTGGACACTGGTTTCCGTCGCTCGCCTGTATCAGCGGGCTGGTCAGAACGAATCCGCTATCGCACTGTGCCACCAATTCGATTGGGCGGCACAGTCGTACCCACGTCCACAGATGGAAGCCCTCCTGATTCAAGCCGTCGCGCATTCTCGGGGGGACGAGCCGCGCCGCGCCGCCGAAGCCTGGTCCAATGCGTGCAGCATCGCCGACCAGACCGGAAATCTGCGATCGTTCTCGACCATCTCGCTGCGCGATGTCGAACATCTCGAATCCCTCGCGGGCACCGGATCGAGCGCGCTCGCGCGATTCCTGAAACTTGCTCCAGGCGAGACGTTTCCGAACGAATTGAACCTGGTCACCCTGACCGAGCGAGAAAGACAGGTTCTTGATCTGATCGCATCCAACGCCAGTGTGACCGAGATGGCACACGCACTCTTCATCTCCGTCAACACGGTCAAAACGCAGGTACGCACGCTGTACAGAAAACTCGAGGTCCACAATCGACGCGAAGCACTCGCGCGTGCACGGGAGCTACGTCTACTCTGA
- a CDS encoding A/G-specific adenine glycosylase — translation MAVESSVLLKWYADTARDLPWRRDGVSAWQILMSEIMLQQTPVVRVAPIWEEWVRRWPVPSAMAASSQAEVLRAWGKLGYPRRALRLHECAGVLATEHGDVVPNDVDTLLSLPGIGSYTARAVACFAYGQRVPVVDTNVRRVVARAVHGNAEPGNPSNTRDLADVAALLPRTRARAATYSAALMELGAVICTARTPNCDSCPLPNCAWVTSGKPAHTGPPKKVQKFAGTDRQVRGKLMAVLRDSHHPVERARLDIVWLTDPGQRDRALHSLLVDGLVEQTDDGLFALAGEGNR, via the coding sequence GTGGCAGTGGAATCTTCGGTGCTGCTGAAGTGGTACGCCGATACGGCCCGTGATCTTCCGTGGCGACGCGACGGGGTCAGTGCCTGGCAGATCCTGATGAGCGAAATCATGCTCCAGCAGACGCCAGTGGTTCGCGTTGCCCCGATCTGGGAGGAGTGGGTCAGGCGCTGGCCGGTTCCGTCGGCAATGGCGGCGTCGAGCCAAGCCGAGGTGCTGCGGGCGTGGGGCAAGCTCGGTTACCCACGACGCGCGCTGCGCCTGCACGAGTGCGCCGGCGTCCTTGCTACCGAACACGGCGATGTAGTCCCGAACGACGTCGATACTTTGCTGTCGCTGCCGGGTATCGGCTCCTACACTGCGCGCGCTGTGGCCTGCTTTGCCTACGGTCAGCGAGTTCCCGTCGTCGACACCAACGTTCGCCGCGTTGTTGCTCGCGCCGTGCACGGAAACGCAGAGCCGGGCAATCCGTCCAACACGCGCGATCTTGCGGACGTCGCCGCACTGTTGCCCCGAACGCGCGCCCGTGCGGCAACCTACAGTGCTGCGCTCATGGAACTCGGCGCTGTGATCTGCACAGCGCGTACGCCCAACTGCGACAGCTGCCCGTTGCCCAACTGTGCTTGGGTCACCTCCGGAAAGCCTGCGCATACCGGTCCGCCGAAGAAGGTGCAGAAATTCGCCGGCACTGATCGCCAGGTCCGCGGCAAGTTGATGGCCGTACTCCGAGACAGTCACCACCCCGTCGAACGTGCGCGGCTCGATATCGTCTGGCTCACCGACCCAGGTCAACGCGACCGCGCACTGCATTCACTGCTGGTCGACGGGTTGGTGGAACAAACCGACGACGGCCTCTTTGCGCTGGCCGGCGAGGGCAACCGCTGA
- a CDS encoding MFS transporter has protein sequence MTNNTESVVQRKGRSRRASFAAAISTSLEWYDFFIYATAAALVFNSTFFATDSEVVAAMSSFATVAVGFIARPIGGVLAGHFGDRYGRKPVLVAAVVLMAIATSLVGFVPNTNVIWLAPAILVTLRICQGLAVGAQWGGAVLLATENAPADRRGLFGSFAQLGVPIGVVLGNIVFLILTATLAADSFLAWGWRIPFWISLVMLPVAFLIHRYLEETPEFKAIAEKLAESPVVRKSPILEVLKKNPGTVLAAAGANAIGVIFFYTMITGSVQFATTYLDIPRSTVLTYILIACAIQIPLVPLAGYLSDLYGRKLVFGLGTAAMMLWGIPMWLMIAGSSPDTIWPFAVAVIIGVVAMSLQTGTQGTLFAELFPPEIRFSGASLGYQISAILGGFAPMIMVMLINGNPDNAWKVGSFLAAAGAIGLICLYVIVRRYSGTSTPASTATRTDAQYAS, from the coding sequence ATGACCAACAACACCGAATCCGTGGTGCAGCGCAAGGGTAGGTCTCGGCGCGCGTCCTTCGCAGCCGCTATCTCCACGTCGCTGGAGTGGTACGACTTCTTCATCTACGCGACTGCTGCGGCACTCGTGTTCAACTCGACGTTCTTCGCCACCGACAGCGAGGTGGTTGCGGCAATGAGTTCGTTTGCCACCGTCGCAGTCGGCTTCATCGCCCGTCCCATCGGCGGCGTCCTCGCCGGACATTTCGGTGACCGCTACGGCCGCAAGCCGGTATTGGTGGCCGCGGTTGTCCTGATGGCTATCGCCACGTCACTGGTCGGCTTCGTCCCCAACACCAATGTGATCTGGCTGGCCCCGGCCATTCTGGTCACTCTGCGAATCTGCCAGGGCTTGGCCGTTGGCGCGCAGTGGGGCGGTGCGGTGCTGCTGGCAACCGAGAACGCCCCGGCCGACCGCCGCGGACTGTTCGGAAGCTTTGCGCAACTGGGTGTTCCGATCGGCGTTGTACTCGGAAATATCGTATTCCTCATTCTCACAGCTACTCTCGCCGCGGATTCGTTCCTCGCCTGGGGCTGGCGCATCCCGTTCTGGATCAGTTTGGTGATGCTCCCGGTCGCCTTCCTCATTCACCGCTATCTCGAGGAGACACCTGAATTCAAGGCCATTGCCGAGAAGCTCGCAGAATCACCGGTTGTCCGCAAGTCCCCCATTCTCGAGGTCCTCAAGAAGAACCCGGGCACGGTTCTCGCCGCGGCAGGCGCCAATGCCATCGGTGTGATCTTCTTCTACACGATGATCACCGGCTCGGTACAGTTCGCGACGACGTATCTGGATATTCCCCGATCAACGGTACTGACGTACATCCTGATTGCCTGCGCCATACAGATTCCTCTGGTTCCGCTGGCCGGTTACCTCTCCGATCTGTACGGCCGCAAGCTCGTCTTCGGTCTCGGTACCGCTGCGATGATGCTGTGGGGCATCCCGATGTGGCTGATGATCGCCGGTTCCAGTCCGGACACGATCTGGCCGTTCGCGGTAGCCGTGATTATCGGCGTCGTCGCGATGTCGCTCCAAACCGGCACTCAGGGAACACTCTTCGCAGAACTGTTCCCGCCGGAGATCCGATTCTCGGGAGCGTCGCTCGGCTATCAGATCTCCGCCATCCTCGGCGGTTTTGCTCCGATGATCATGGTGATGCTCATCAACGGCAATCCGGACAATGCCTGGAAGGTCGGTTCATTCCTTGCCGCTGCCGGAGCGATCGGACTGATCTGCCTCTACGTCATCGTTCGTCGATACTCGGGAACATCAACGCCCGCGTCGACCGCAACGCGAACGGATGCGCAGTACGCGTCCTGA
- a CDS encoding acyl-CoA dehydrogenase family protein has protein sequence MDFEYSPKVKELQQKLTAFMQEHVLPAEAVAARQLAADPSHWGAPPVMAELKATAKESGLWNLFLPAREGAGLSNLEYAPLAELTGWSPLIGPEAVNCNPPDTGNMELLHLYGTEQQKAEWLTPLLNGDFRSCFSMTEPEVASSDANNVCLDIAEDGDEWVLTGRKWWSTAALRGDCKVAMVMGVTDPDAPIGSRHSIVLVPMDTPGLDIVRSTTVLGFDDRHEGGHGEIVFDGVRMPKENLLGPRGRGFAVAQARLGPGRIHHCMRLIGMAERAIALLTERARTRVAFGSPLADLGVVQANLADSRIKLDAARLLVLRAAWRMDVEGNKAARHDIAAAKVLVPLTVKDIIDNAIQVFGGAGLSQDTILPVLYAQARFLQIADGPDEVHRRSLARAEFAATPVLNEPK, from the coding sequence GTGGATTTCGAATACAGCCCGAAAGTCAAAGAGCTGCAGCAAAAGTTGACAGCTTTCATGCAAGAGCACGTCCTGCCCGCCGAAGCTGTTGCAGCACGGCAACTGGCGGCCGACCCCAGCCACTGGGGCGCGCCACCGGTCATGGCCGAACTCAAGGCCACGGCCAAGGAGTCAGGCCTGTGGAATCTCTTCCTTCCGGCCCGCGAGGGCGCCGGTTTGAGTAACCTCGAATACGCGCCATTGGCGGAATTGACGGGGTGGAGTCCGTTGATCGGTCCCGAAGCCGTCAACTGCAATCCCCCGGACACCGGGAACATGGAACTGCTCCATCTCTACGGCACCGAGCAACAGAAAGCCGAGTGGCTGACTCCACTTCTCAACGGCGATTTCCGATCGTGCTTCTCGATGACCGAACCCGAGGTCGCAAGTTCCGACGCGAACAACGTGTGTCTCGACATCGCAGAGGACGGCGACGAGTGGGTCCTGACGGGACGCAAATGGTGGTCCACCGCCGCTCTGCGCGGAGATTGCAAGGTTGCCATGGTCATGGGCGTCACCGACCCCGATGCTCCGATCGGTAGCCGCCACAGCATCGTATTGGTTCCCATGGACACCCCAGGCCTTGACATCGTCCGTTCCACAACGGTTCTCGGCTTCGACGATCGACACGAGGGCGGACACGGCGAAATTGTGTTCGACGGTGTTCGAATGCCCAAGGAAAACCTCCTCGGCCCCCGCGGCCGGGGTTTTGCAGTCGCTCAGGCGCGCTTGGGTCCAGGACGCATTCATCACTGCATGCGTTTGATCGGCATGGCAGAGCGCGCAATCGCATTGCTGACCGAACGAGCAAGGACCAGAGTCGCTTTCGGGTCCCCACTCGCCGATCTCGGAGTTGTGCAGGCCAACCTTGCGGATTCCAGGATCAAGCTGGACGCCGCCCGACTGCTCGTTCTGCGTGCCGCGTGGCGGATGGACGTCGAAGGGAACAAGGCTGCGCGCCATGACATTGCAGCAGCCAAGGTTCTGGTTCCGCTGACAGTCAAGGACATCATCGACAACGCCATTCAGGTGTTCGGCGGCGCCGGCCTGTCGCAGGACACCATCCTTCCCGTCCTGTACGCGCAGGCACGCTTCCTGCAGATCGCGGACGGCCCCGACGAGGTTCACCGTCGCTCACTCGCTCGCGCCGAATTCGCCGCAACTCCAGTCCTCAACGAACCCAAATGA
- a CDS encoding phosphotransferase family protein, with amino-acid sequence MSAASSTSDAGRLVSGLDLDALSTYLSTHLEDGIDGQLAASLISGGRSNPTYRVDDGSNTWVLRRPPFGHVLPSAHDMVREFTVIDALASTSVPVPEAVLLCQDENVLGAPFYLMELIDGNSIGTPESAAALLPADRERAGLAFADTLADLHSVDPNSVGLNDFGRTDGYLERQLGRWSRQWDASRTTDRPEVAVLLDKLRRAVPTTCLPGIVHGDVKLDNVLYSRSDPGKIVAVLDWEMATLGDTLADVGIMLSFWDQPGTVDNPITRGLARLDGFPSRAALLERYAERRGTDLPDIDWYTVFADFKIAVILEGINARHAQGDTVGEGFDDVADMVGPLLQRALDLTCTSSVHELRR; translated from the coding sequence ATGTCCGCTGCCTCATCGACCTCCGACGCAGGCCGCCTCGTCTCCGGACTCGACCTCGACGCACTCTCCACGTACCTGTCGACGCATCTCGAAGATGGGATCGACGGCCAGCTCGCGGCTTCGCTCATCAGCGGTGGGCGATCCAACCCCACCTACCGCGTCGACGACGGCTCGAACACCTGGGTACTACGCCGTCCCCCATTCGGGCACGTTCTACCGAGCGCTCACGACATGGTCCGGGAATTCACCGTCATCGATGCTCTCGCGTCCACGTCAGTTCCGGTACCGGAGGCAGTTCTCCTCTGCCAGGACGAAAACGTACTCGGCGCGCCGTTCTACCTCATGGAACTGATCGACGGCAATTCCATCGGCACCCCGGAATCTGCCGCCGCATTGCTTCCCGCCGATCGAGAACGCGCCGGCCTCGCCTTTGCCGATACCCTCGCAGACCTCCACTCGGTGGATCCGAATTCAGTGGGCCTCAACGATTTCGGAAGAACCGACGGATACCTCGAGCGACAACTGGGTAGATGGTCGAGGCAATGGGACGCTTCTCGGACCACCGACCGCCCCGAAGTCGCGGTACTCCTCGACAAGCTTCGCCGGGCCGTTCCCACCACGTGCCTGCCGGGGATCGTTCACGGCGACGTCAAACTCGACAACGTTCTCTACTCCCGTTCCGACCCCGGCAAGATCGTTGCCGTCCTCGACTGGGAGATGGCAACGCTCGGAGACACACTCGCCGACGTCGGCATCATGCTCAGCTTCTGGGACCAGCCCGGAACCGTCGACAACCCGATCACTCGCGGACTCGCTCGGTTGGACGGATTCCCCAGCCGCGCTGCGCTACTCGAACGATATGCCGAACGTCGAGGCACCGATCTCCCGGATATCGACTGGTACACGGTGTTCGCCGACTTCAAGATTGCCGTCATCCTCGAAGGCATCAACGCCAGGCACGCGCAGGGTGACACTGTCGGCGAAGGATTCGACGACGTCGCCGACATGGTCGGCCCGCTTCTACAGCGTGCACTCGACCTGACCTGCACCTCCTCTGTTCACGAACTGCGTCGCTGA
- a CDS encoding TetR/AcrR family transcriptional regulator, translating to MSVAKTAAVRQLILDSAVRNMNERGYHGTSMRDIAAGADLTVASIYHHFKSKQEILQEIMLQALRDAHGMTRGALLRSGGEPKDQLQALVRAWVMFHTTRREDALVGATELRSLDESGHRLVVALRDEQENIFRDVIERGVEEGAFRTEYPRDAVRAIINMGQQVCVWWRADGPLSAQDLADRYCTLATAMVEPA from the coding sequence ATGAGCGTGGCAAAAACTGCCGCAGTCCGGCAGCTCATTCTCGATTCTGCCGTCCGAAACATGAACGAACGCGGCTATCACGGCACATCCATGCGCGACATCGCCGCCGGCGCCGATCTGACAGTCGCATCCATCTACCACCACTTCAAATCCAAGCAGGAAATCCTGCAGGAAATAATGCTCCAGGCACTGCGCGATGCGCACGGCATGACGCGTGGCGCACTGCTGCGTTCGGGTGGAGAGCCGAAAGACCAACTGCAAGCACTGGTTCGCGCGTGGGTCATGTTTCACACGACGCGGCGCGAAGACGCACTTGTCGGAGCAACCGAACTGCGTAGCCTCGACGAGTCTGGGCACCGCTTGGTTGTCGCACTGCGCGACGAGCAGGAAAACATCTTCCGGGACGTCATCGAGCGCGGGGTGGAAGAAGGCGCCTTCCGCACCGAATATCCACGAGACGCCGTTCGCGCCATTATCAACATGGGGCAACAGGTCTGTGTGTGGTGGCGTGCCGACGGCCCGCTGAGCGCGCAGGACCTTGCGGATCGCTACTGCACTTTGGCCACCGCGATGGTCGAACCGGCCTGA
- a CDS encoding crotonase/enoyl-CoA hydratase family protein has product MQHISLTVDDGIAVITLDRPDKLNAFTTIMENELIEAFDITDADDSVRAVILTGAGRAFCAGADLSSGPDTFTDWSAEQNGVEQNGGGERRDGGGRVVLRMFDSLKPIIAAINGPAVGVGITMTLAADFRLAADDARMGFVFNRRGLVPESCSSWLLPKLVPLQRALDWIYSGRIFPATEAHAAGLVYQLYPAEDLHAEAISLARSLTRHSAPVSVALSRQIVWRLLGAPHPMVAHRIESLGINSRGAQEDVREGISAFLEKRDANFPDRCSDAMPDLFSEHLPRPQW; this is encoded by the coding sequence GTGCAGCACATATCGCTGACCGTGGACGACGGCATCGCTGTCATCACTCTTGATCGACCGGACAAGCTCAACGCTTTCACCACGATCATGGAAAACGAGCTGATCGAGGCGTTCGACATCACCGACGCGGACGACTCTGTGCGTGCCGTGATTCTGACCGGAGCAGGACGAGCGTTCTGTGCGGGCGCGGATCTGTCCTCCGGGCCGGACACCTTTACCGACTGGAGCGCGGAGCAGAACGGCGTCGAGCAGAACGGCGGCGGCGAACGGCGAGACGGCGGTGGTCGTGTTGTTCTGCGGATGTTCGATTCGCTCAAGCCGATTATCGCGGCGATCAACGGGCCTGCGGTCGGAGTCGGCATCACCATGACTCTCGCTGCGGATTTCCGACTGGCGGCTGACGACGCCCGGATGGGGTTTGTCTTCAATCGACGTGGTCTTGTTCCGGAATCGTGTTCCTCGTGGTTGCTGCCGAAATTGGTCCCGCTGCAGCGGGCTCTCGACTGGATTTACTCCGGACGGATCTTCCCGGCCACCGAGGCGCACGCCGCAGGATTGGTCTATCAGCTCTATCCCGCCGAGGATCTACATGCTGAGGCAATTAGTCTCGCGCGCAGCCTTACTCGACACAGTGCTCCGGTTTCCGTTGCGCTCTCGCGTCAGATCGTCTGGCGGCTGCTTGGCGCCCCACATCCCATGGTCGCCCATCGGATCGAGAGTCTCGGAATCAATTCCAGAGGGGCGCAGGAGGACGTTCGGGAGGGCATCAGCGCCTTTCTCGAAAAGCGCGACGCGAATTTTCCGGATCGGTGCAGCGACGCGATGCCGGACTTGTTCTCGGAGCATCTCCCGCGACCGCAGTGGTGA
- a CDS encoding crotonase/enoyl-CoA hydratase family protein → MAITPEHETSEAAALYEIRGQVAIITLNRPRALNAVNAALSTAVGTLLEQAEADADVRVVVLTGSGRAFCAGADLKALSAGESTDADGHPEWGFAGYVQHWISKPTIAAVNGFALGGGTELVLASDLAVVDENAQLGLPEVKRGLFAAAGGVIRLQQQVPRKVALEIALTGEPITAAQGKELGLVNRVAPAGTALDIALELAEQISANAPLSVRESKSMIHRTATASDWEPDVWAANADAMKVVFTSADAQEGPLAFAQKRPAVWTGR, encoded by the coding sequence ATGGCAATCACGCCGGAGCACGAGACATCCGAAGCGGCAGCACTGTACGAGATTCGTGGGCAGGTTGCGATCATCACCCTGAATCGACCACGAGCACTGAACGCGGTGAACGCAGCCCTGTCGACTGCGGTCGGCACCTTGCTCGAACAGGCCGAGGCCGACGCCGACGTGCGCGTCGTCGTTCTCACCGGTTCCGGCCGAGCGTTCTGCGCCGGCGCAGACCTCAAAGCTCTGTCGGCGGGCGAAAGCACCGACGCAGACGGACACCCGGAATGGGGTTTCGCCGGCTACGTGCAGCATTGGATCAGCAAGCCGACCATTGCTGCGGTCAACGGATTTGCTCTGGGCGGCGGCACCGAACTGGTGCTCGCCAGCGACCTTGCGGTTGTCGACGAGAACGCGCAACTCGGACTCCCCGAAGTCAAGCGCGGACTGTTCGCCGCTGCCGGCGGAGTGATTCGTCTGCAGCAACAAGTCCCGCGGAAGGTGGCGCTCGAAATCGCGCTGACCGGTGAACCGATCACCGCAGCTCAAGGCAAAGAACTCGGCCTGGTCAACCGCGTGGCACCGGCCGGAACGGCCCTGGACATCGCGCTCGAACTGGCGGAGCAGATTTCGGCAAACGCGCCGCTGTCGGTGCGGGAGTCGAAGTCGATGATTCATCGCACCGCAACGGCATCGGATTGGGAGCCTGATGTGTGGGCAGCCAACGCCGACGCTATGAAGGTGGTCTTCACCAGCGCCGACGCCCAGGAAGGGCCCTTGGCCTTTGCCCAGAAGCGACCGGCGGTGTGGACCGGCCGCTGA
- a CDS encoding NADPH:quinone oxidoreductase family protein, whose amino-acid sequence MHAVQLAELIGPEGLRLVDIAEPADPTRVTVDLHAAGVCFPDLLQTTGSYQMARELPCVLGLEGAGVVRSAPAGSDLAPGDRVAVLSTADGSWQRTVVVPPSSVFPLPDSVSLTAGSGFLVNYLTVHFALDERARYRTGETVLIHGAAGGVGIAALHVAAALGLETIAVVSTSEKAALAAESGASHVVLVDGWKDRVREITNGRGVDIILDPVGGERFTDSLRSLAPNGRLIVLGFTGGEIPTVKVNRLLLNNISVMGAGWGEYLRTDSGYLARQWNVLYPLLESGVLRVPEPTLYPSERAVDAVTSLKDRSAIGKVALSFE is encoded by the coding sequence ATGCACGCAGTCCAGCTAGCCGAGCTGATCGGACCCGAAGGTCTGCGTTTGGTGGATATCGCCGAACCGGCCGACCCGACGCGGGTAACGGTCGATCTGCATGCCGCCGGAGTGTGTTTTCCGGACCTACTTCAAACCACCGGCAGTTATCAGATGGCGCGTGAGTTGCCGTGTGTTCTCGGGCTGGAAGGCGCGGGAGTGGTTCGTAGTGCGCCGGCCGGGTCGGATCTGGCTCCGGGTGATCGTGTCGCCGTGTTGTCCACGGCGGACGGATCCTGGCAGCGTACTGTAGTCGTGCCGCCGTCCTCGGTCTTCCCGCTCCCTGATTCTGTCTCTCTCACAGCGGGATCCGGATTTCTCGTCAACTACCTGACGGTGCATTTTGCACTGGACGAACGAGCTCGGTATCGCACTGGTGAGACGGTGCTGATTCACGGCGCGGCAGGTGGTGTCGGTATTGCCGCACTGCATGTTGCCGCCGCGCTCGGGCTCGAAACCATTGCGGTGGTGAGCACGTCGGAGAAGGCCGCACTGGCTGCCGAGTCGGGAGCATCGCATGTCGTTCTCGTCGACGGCTGGAAGGATCGCGTTCGGGAGATTACGAACGGTCGCGGCGTCGACATCATTCTCGACCCCGTCGGTGGTGAGCGTTTCACGGACAGCTTGCGCAGTCTGGCCCCCAACGGCCGTCTGATCGTCCTGGGTTTCACCGGTGGTGAGATACCGACTGTCAAGGTCAATCGACTTCTGCTGAACAATATTTCGGTGATGGGTGCCGGCTGGGGTGAGTATCTGCGAACCGATTCCGGATACCTTGCACGCCAATGGAATGTGCTTTACCCTTTGCTCGAGTCCGGTGTGCTGAGAGTGCCCGAACCGACTCTGTATCCGTCAGAACGTGCAGTGGATGCTGTGACATCCCTGAAAGACCGCTCTGCTATCGGAAAAGTGGCTCTGTCCTTCGAATGA